One segment of Camelus ferus isolate YT-003-E chromosome 26, BCGSAC_Cfer_1.0, whole genome shotgun sequence DNA contains the following:
- the RNF122 gene encoding RING finger protein 122 isoform X4 encodes MKDKDRQIKEKRKRSRGREEGKEKGKEGRKKEKSSQSFQSVCNISPRLRREFDLRRKLAAAPRTGPSCGPASWRAHPACPTRSLPAFVRRRKPAEGSLMHPFQWCNGCFCGLGLVSTNKSCSMPPISFQDLPLNIYMVIFGTGIFVFMLSLIFCCYFISKLRNQAQSERYGYKEVVLKGDAKKLQLYGQTCAVCLEDFKGKDELGVLPCQHAFHRKCLVKWLEVRCVCPMCNKPIAGPSEAAQSIGILLDELV; translated from the exons atgaaagacaaagacagacaaataaaagaaaaaagaaaaagaagcagaggaagagaggaaggaaaggaaaagggaaaggaaggaaggaagaaagaaaaaagttctcaaaGTTTTCAAAGTGTATGCAACATCAG CCCCCGGCTCCGGAGGGAGTTCGACTTGCGGAGGAAGTTGGCTGCCGCGCCCCGCACCGGCCCCTCCTGCGGCCCCGCGAGCTGGCGCGCCCACCCCGCCTGCCCGACCCGCTCGCTGCCTGCGTTCGTTCGCCGGAGGAAGCCAGCCGAGGGTTCATTGATGCACCCATTCCAGTGGTGTAACG GGTGTTTCTGCGGCCTGGGACTGGTGAGCACCAACAAGTCCTGCTCGATGCCACCCATCAGTTTCCAAGACCTTCCCCTCAACATCTACATGGTCATCTTTGGCACGGGCATCTTTGTCTTCATGCTCAGCCTCATCTTCTGCTGCTATTTCATCAG CAAACTCCGGAACCAGGCACAGAGTGAACGATATGGATATAAAGAG GTGGTGCTTAAAGGTGATGCCAAGAAGTTACAGTTATACGGG CAGACCTGCGCGGTCTGTCTGGAAGACTTCAAGGGGAAGGATGAGCTGGGCGTGCTCCCGTGCCAACACGCCTTCCACCGCAA GTGTCTGGTGAAGTGGCTGGAGGTCCGCTGTGTCTGCCCCATGTGCAACAAGCCCATTGCTGGTCCCTCGGAGGCCGCTCAGAGCATCGGGATCCTATTGGATGAGCTGGTGTGA
- the RNF122 gene encoding RING finger protein 122 isoform X1, which produces MGGGRSFGGGEYKGGCVRTPCQFRRPWQLTSAPPLLGHSSSAYRAPPPGPAAPRSSPSPGALLAFSPRCFDPGDFLSVCLFSSLSSLLLYNPSRRSPRLRREFDLRRKLAAAPRTGPSCGPASWRAHPACPTRSLPAFVRRRKPAEGSLMHPFQWCNGCFCGLGLVSTNKSCSMPPISFQDLPLNIYMVIFGTGIFVFMLSLIFCCYFISKLRNQAQSERYGYKEVVLKGDAKKLQLYGTCAVCLEDFKGKDELGVLPCQHAFHRKCLVKWLEVRCVCPMCNKPIAGPSEAAQSIGILLDELV; this is translated from the exons ATGGGCGGGGGGCGGAGTTTCGGGGGCGGGGAGTATAAGGGAGGGTGTGTGCGAACCCCGTGTCAGTTTCGGCGTCCCTGGCAGCTCACCTCTGCGCCGCCGCTTCTGGGTCACTCCTCCTCTGCCTACCGGGCGCCCCCACCTGGCCCTGCGGCGCCCCGCAGCTCCCCGAGCCCCGGGGCCCTCCTTGCCTTTTCTCCGCGGTGCTTTGATCCGGGGGActttctgtctgtttgtttgttttcttctctttcctctttgttgcTCTACAACCCTTCTCGCCGAAGCCCCCGGCTCCGGAGGGAGTTCGACTTGCGGAGGAAGTTGGCTGCCGCGCCCCGCACCGGCCCCTCCTGCGGCCCCGCGAGCTGGCGCGCCCACCCCGCCTGCCCGACCCGCTCGCTGCCTGCGTTCGTTCGCCGGAGGAAGCCAGCCGAGGGTTCATTGATGCACCCATTCCAGTGGTGTAACG GGTGTTTCTGCGGCCTGGGACTGGTGAGCACCAACAAGTCCTGCTCGATGCCACCCATCAGTTTCCAAGACCTTCCCCTCAACATCTACATGGTCATCTTTGGCACGGGCATCTTTGTCTTCATGCTCAGCCTCATCTTCTGCTGCTATTTCATCAG CAAACTCCGGAACCAGGCACAGAGTGAACGATATGGATATAAAGAG GTGGTGCTTAAAGGTGATGCCAAGAAGTTACAGTTATACGGG ACCTGCGCGGTCTGTCTGGAAGACTTCAAGGGGAAGGATGAGCTGGGCGTGCTCCCGTGCCAACACGCCTTCCACCGCAA GTGTCTGGTGAAGTGGCTGGAGGTCCGCTGTGTCTGCCCCATGTGCAACAAGCCCATTGCTGGTCCCTCGGAGGCCGCTCAGAGCATCGGGATCCTATTGGATGAGCTGGTGTGA
- the RNF122 gene encoding RING finger protein 122 isoform X2 — translation MGGGRSFGGGEYKGGCVRTPCQFRRPWQLTSAPPLLGHSSSAYRAPPPGPAAPRSSPSPGALLAFSPRCFDPGDFLSVCLFSSLSSLLLYNPSRRSPRLRREFDLRRKLAAAPRTGPSCGPASWRAHPACPTRSLPAFVRRRKPAEGSLMHPFQWCNGCFCGLGLVSTNKSCSMPPISFQDLPLNIYMVIFGTGIFVFMLSLIFCCYFISKLRNQAQSERYGYKEQTCAVCLEDFKGKDELGVLPCQHAFHRKCLVKWLEVRCVCPMCNKPIAGPSEAAQSIGILLDELV, via the exons ATGGGCGGGGGGCGGAGTTTCGGGGGCGGGGAGTATAAGGGAGGGTGTGTGCGAACCCCGTGTCAGTTTCGGCGTCCCTGGCAGCTCACCTCTGCGCCGCCGCTTCTGGGTCACTCCTCCTCTGCCTACCGGGCGCCCCCACCTGGCCCTGCGGCGCCCCGCAGCTCCCCGAGCCCCGGGGCCCTCCTTGCCTTTTCTCCGCGGTGCTTTGATCCGGGGGActttctgtctgtttgtttgttttcttctctttcctctttgttgcTCTACAACCCTTCTCGCCGAAGCCCCCGGCTCCGGAGGGAGTTCGACTTGCGGAGGAAGTTGGCTGCCGCGCCCCGCACCGGCCCCTCCTGCGGCCCCGCGAGCTGGCGCGCCCACCCCGCCTGCCCGACCCGCTCGCTGCCTGCGTTCGTTCGCCGGAGGAAGCCAGCCGAGGGTTCATTGATGCACCCATTCCAGTGGTGTAACG GGTGTTTCTGCGGCCTGGGACTGGTGAGCACCAACAAGTCCTGCTCGATGCCACCCATCAGTTTCCAAGACCTTCCCCTCAACATCTACATGGTCATCTTTGGCACGGGCATCTTTGTCTTCATGCTCAGCCTCATCTTCTGCTGCTATTTCATCAG CAAACTCCGGAACCAGGCACAGAGTGAACGATATGGATATAAAGAG CAGACCTGCGCGGTCTGTCTGGAAGACTTCAAGGGGAAGGATGAGCTGGGCGTGCTCCCGTGCCAACACGCCTTCCACCGCAA GTGTCTGGTGAAGTGGCTGGAGGTCCGCTGTGTCTGCCCCATGTGCAACAAGCCCATTGCTGGTCCCTCGGAGGCCGCTCAGAGCATCGGGATCCTATTGGATGAGCTGGTGTGA
- the RNF122 gene encoding RING finger protein 122 isoform X3, whose product MGGGRSFGGGEYKGGCVRTPCQFRRPWQLTSAPPLLGHSSSAYRAPPPGPAAPRSSPSPGALLAFSPRCFDPGDFLSVCLFSSLSSLLLYNPSRRSPRLRREFDLRRKLAAAPRTGPSCGPASWRAHPACPTRSLPAFVRRRKPAEGSLMHPFQWCNGCFCGLGLVSTNKSCSMPPISFQDLPLNIYMVIFGTGIFVFMLSLIFCCYFISKLRNQAQSERYGYKEVSGEVAGGPLCLPHVQQAHCWSLGGRSEHRDPIG is encoded by the exons ATGGGCGGGGGGCGGAGTTTCGGGGGCGGGGAGTATAAGGGAGGGTGTGTGCGAACCCCGTGTCAGTTTCGGCGTCCCTGGCAGCTCACCTCTGCGCCGCCGCTTCTGGGTCACTCCTCCTCTGCCTACCGGGCGCCCCCACCTGGCCCTGCGGCGCCCCGCAGCTCCCCGAGCCCCGGGGCCCTCCTTGCCTTTTCTCCGCGGTGCTTTGATCCGGGGGActttctgtctgtttgtttgttttcttctctttcctctttgttgcTCTACAACCCTTCTCGCCGAAGCCCCCGGCTCCGGAGGGAGTTCGACTTGCGGAGGAAGTTGGCTGCCGCGCCCCGCACCGGCCCCTCCTGCGGCCCCGCGAGCTGGCGCGCCCACCCCGCCTGCCCGACCCGCTCGCTGCCTGCGTTCGTTCGCCGGAGGAAGCCAGCCGAGGGTTCATTGATGCACCCATTCCAGTGGTGTAACG GGTGTTTCTGCGGCCTGGGACTGGTGAGCACCAACAAGTCCTGCTCGATGCCACCCATCAGTTTCCAAGACCTTCCCCTCAACATCTACATGGTCATCTTTGGCACGGGCATCTTTGTCTTCATGCTCAGCCTCATCTTCTGCTGCTATTTCATCAG CAAACTCCGGAACCAGGCACAGAGTGAACGATATGGATATAAAGAG GTGTCTGGTGAAGTGGCTGGAGGTCCGCTGTGTCTGCCCCATGTGCAACAAGCCCATTGCTGGTCCCTCGGAGGCCGCTCAGAGCATCGGGATCCTATTGGATGA